In Helicoverpa armigera isolate CAAS_96S chromosome 20, ASM3070526v1, whole genome shotgun sequence, one DNA window encodes the following:
- the LOC110373425 gene encoding RAB6A-GEF complex partner protein 2, which translates to MIELSAKLTTGTVYLAGEALECCISFCYTAQPEHRNSQSHCDALENLAWASAQIHCFYSTSKNTGDKTPTIGKTTSLEVTSCDIGDVIFHTKPKILFCDLTIPLGETKTFWYRESLPIEAPPSYRGTSVKYSYKITIATQKVGSHIKMVRIPFRVLPISPIMNVQDLAALCGNETTEELQPTNPFSEERKVETPLTMALQVLQNLTARRSPNSYMITNTRGKVGRFCLFKSAYKLGEDIVGTFDFSVGTVTCMQVSVSLQPEEVIKSKSPSKNVSKDTSSRSMTVARYHEVTLGLTQSQLILPIPLHITPAFEVDDVSLSWRLHFEFVTSNEKLLPNPEEKDWTAPLNVPIETMVWNLPVKIYSTLPKQITQHSIGNDAYTMFIK; encoded by the exons ATGATCGAACTATCTGCAAAATTAACTACTGGAACAGTGTATTTAGCTGGGGAAGCTTTAGAATGTTGCATATCGTTTTGCTACACCGCTCAACCGGAACACAGAAATTCTCAAAGTCACTG tgatGCGCTAGAAAACTTAGCATGGGCGTCAGCACAGATTCACTGCTTCTATTCCACATCAAAGAACACTGGTGACAAGACACCTACCATTGGCAAGACCACCTCCCTTGAAGTGACATCATGTGACATTGGAGATGTTATTTTTCACACCAAACCCAAAATACTATTTTGTGACTTGACTATACCATTGGGTGAGACTAAAACTT TTTGGTACAGAGAATCCCTGCCAATAGAAGCCCCACCATCATACAGAGGAACATCAGTAAAATACTCTTACAAAATTACCATAGCAACCCAGAAAGTTGGTTCCCATATCAAGATGGTCAGAATTCCATTCCGAGTGTTACCGATCAGCCCTATCATGAACGTGCAGGACTTGGCAGCTCTATGTGGCAATGAGACCACTGAGGAACTTCAACCCACCAACCCATTTTCTGAGGAGAGGAAAGTTGAAACACCTTTGACTATGGCTCTACAGGTTTTACAG AATCTCACAGCAAGAAGGAGTCCTAACTCGTACATGATAACAAATACTAGAGGCAAGGTTGGCCGTTTCTGCTTATTCAAATCTGCTTACAAACTTGGTGAAGACATAGTTGGTACCTTTGACTTCTCTGTTGGAACTGTCACATGTATGCAG GTCTCAGTATCCCTACAACCAGAAGAGGTGATCAAATCAAAGTCACCTTCAAAGAATGTCAGCAAGGACACAAGCAGCAGATCTATGACAGTGGCCAGATATCATGAGGTCACATTAGGCCTCACACAGTCCCAGTTGATATTACCTATACCCTTACATATCACACCAGCATTTGAGGTTGATGATG TGTCCCTTAGTTGGCGACTCCACTTCGAGTTTGTGACATCAAATGAAAAGCTGTTGCCAAATCCAGAAGAAAAGGATTGGACTGCACCACTCAATGTACCCATAGAGACAATGGTGTGGAACCTTCCTGTCAAGATATATTCCACCTTGCCCAAGCAAATCACACAGCATTCTATAGGCAATGATGCATATACCATGTTTATAAAATAG
- the LOC110373424 gene encoding rho GTPase-activating protein 11A: protein MLISDGINHGKLQSIIVGELKKAGLKHRLKKIILKSVKDHKTVFGAPLLKVPSCSVICCGSTLSVPVVVTEMSSVLRSNAHIEGLFRKAGSQNRQKDIKRLLDAGGCVSEGHHPIDVASVLKLYLRCLPEPLISAEVQDLLLRCRLTAGEDALKPILHTLLLLPVLHVHLLHYVMELLNFLASKHKDNLMDSSNLAIVMAPSIMPLPAAASAQRLEHHVALVKMFIENSQHIGKLTEELMMQLDDDSDGYLARRKKKRRSGSLNRVLSGLRKMVSGSVNTPATVNENGKTPVLSKSAAKRKFDTYEGLSAKTKKEITKGLPQKELSFTPMKMGLERKRLRLSLMDARSTPVINRDFSSHKNSETSVSSEDLLTSSEHLFSAHDTIDLSPDMKQSDKDYVRISKQEYEEIKSRVSAIENRLSREFTDVIPRVQPLQQVQNVYEQTLEEVAMLHCPTSDHLARRLSKELKIRPNEEAKIIRSPSARKIGSIRRRSKENITKIVRHKSWNVSSQSQSSHNTDRFYPYVGLNRRERTSTAKPDLQPQKSTPNEWEASPSETSINNVSDSSQKYRLRKRASLIPDYSSEKPISRIPARRSLNLTVNNSWDNTASENSMNNTLNSTGKSNNSVLARCYQNITCRNRKPSPPQSQQKWRSAAAFFMDKTGELEKTSQTGRPSVNKLRRQNAGAVLAKAKLFESSSDKSSERNEKAAHTGFARKPRVSGQQNKPQRSVAHVKPKVQSPVVSPNIPVRVSRNVEASNMPSKSYRLNVPSNDELDNWRNARKTTPPVKQIVSPRSIPMKTPQIPVLKKPLCTPKSSRLPALSNDLRKTNTPLKAVHISPRRRSPRQKQRV from the exons atgttaatatCAGATGGAATAAACCACGGGAAATTACAGTCAATAATTGTAGGGGAATTAAAAAAGGCTGGTCTAAAGCATCGGCTAAAGAAGATTATCCTGAAAAGTGTCAAA gaTCACAAGACAGTATTTGGAGCGCCCTTGCTGAAGGTACCATCATGCAGTGTTATTTGTTGTGGCAGTACATTGAGTGTTCCCGTTGTTGTCACTGAGATGTCTTCGGTGCTTCGGTCCAACGCCCATATTGAAGGTTTATTTCGCAAAGCGGGCTCACAGAACCGCCAAAAGGACATCAAG AGATTACTAGATGCAGGGGGCTGTGTATCAGAAGGGCACCACCCTATAGATGTAGCCAGTGTGCTCAAGCTCTACTTACGATGCTTGCCAGAGCCTCTGATCAGTGCTGAAGTACAAGACTTGTTGCTGCGATGTAGACTGACTGCCGGAGAGGATGCACTGAAGCCCATCCTCCACACTTTGTTGTTACTACCAGTATTACATGTTCATCTGTTGCATTATGTTATGGAG CTACTAAACTTCCTAGCATCCAAACACAAGGACAACCTGATGGACTCGTCCAACCTGGCCATAGTGATGGCTCCCAGTATTATGCCCCTGCCCGCCGCTGCCTCTGCACAGAGACTGGAACACCATGTTGCACTTGTTAAG ATGTTCATCGAAAACTCACAACACATAGGAAAATTAACAGAAGAGCTAATGATGCAGCTAGATGACGATTCCGATGGCTATCTTGCAAGGAGGAAAAAGAAAAGACGAAGTGGTTCTCTAAATA GAGTTCTAAGTGGTCTTCGCAAAATGGTGTCAGGCAGTGTGAACACGCCAGCTACAGTGAACGAGAATGGCAAGACTCCAGTCCTGAGCAAATCAGCAGCAAAACGGAAGTTTGACACATATGAGGGTCTTTCTGcaaaaactaa GAAAGAAATAACAAAAGGACTTCCACAAAAAGAACTGTCTTTTACACCAatgaaaat GGGTCTCGAACGAAAACGACTACGGCTTAGCCTCATGGACGCACGAAGTACTCCAGTCATCAACAGAGACTTCAGTTCCCACAAGAACTCTGAAACGAGCGTCAGCAGTGAAGATTTACTAACTTCCTCTGAGCATTTGTTCAGTGCCCACGACACAATAGACTTGTCTCCCGATATGAAGCAATCTGACAAAGATTATGTTAGGATCTCCAAGCAAGAATATGAAGAGATCAAAAGCAGAGTATCAGCCATTGAAAATAGATTATCCAGAGAATTCACAGATGTCATACCGAGAGTACAACCTCTACAGCAAGTACAAAATGTCTATGAACAAACTCTAGAGGAAGTTGCTATGTTACACTGCCCCACTTCCGACCACTTGGCGCGAAGGTTAAGCAAAGAATTAAAGATACGACCGAACGAGGAAGCCAAAATTATTCGATCACCAAGTGCACGTAAAATTGGCTCAATCCGACGACGGTCCAAAGAGAACATCACGAAAATTGTAAGACACAAGTCCTGGAACGTGTCATCTCAATCGCAATCTAGTCATAACACCGACAGGTTTTACCCGTACGTAGGACTGAATCGTAGAGAACGAACTAGCACTGCCAAACCTGACTTACAACCACAGAAGTCAACACCAAACGAATGGGAGGCTTCCCCTTCAGAAACCTCCATCAACAATGTGTCAGACTCGAGCCAAAAATACCGTTTACGGAAACGAGCAAGCCTCATACCCGACTACAGCAGTGAAAAACCTATTAGTAGAATACCGGCGCGCAGGTCACTCAATTTAACCGTCAACAACAGCTGGGATAATACTGCTTCGGAAAATTCAATGAACAACACGTTAAACTCTACTGGAAAATCAAATAACAGCGTTTTAGCGAGATGCTACCAAAACATCACATGCCGGAATAGAAAGCCAAGTCCTCCGCAGTCACAACAAAAATGGCGCAGTGCTGCGGCATTCTTCATGGATAAAACTGGGGAGTTAGAGAAAACTAGTCAGACTGGGAGACCATCGGTAAATAAACTGCGACGGCAGAACGCTGGGGCCGTTCTCGCTAAAGCGAAACTCTTCGAATCAAGCTCAGATAAATCCTCAGAAAGAAACGAAAAAGCAGCTCATACTGGATTCGCAAGAAAGCCTCGAGTAAGTGGTCAGCAAAATAAACCACAAAGGAGTGTAGCTCACGTAAAACCTAAAGTACAATCTCCAGTGGTTTCACCAAACATTCCTGTGAGAGTTTCGAGGAATGTGGAAGCGTCTAACATGCCTTCAAAATCGTATCGATTGAACGTTCCCAGTAACGATGAACTCGATAATTGGAGAAATGCTAGAAAGACAACACCACCAGTTAAACAGATTGTATCTCCGCGAAGTATTCCTATGAAAACCCCTCAAATACCAGTATTGAAAAAGCCTCTTTGTACTCCAAAGAGCTCTCGACTGCCGGCTCTCAGCAATGATCTCAGAAAGACTAACACGCCGCTTAAAGCCGTTCATATATCTCCGAGAAGACGATCTCCACGACAAAAGCAACGCGTGTAA
- the LOC110373396 gene encoding F-box only protein 11 — translation MPSASFSSSRSYVRRSRRKGGHRIPLPSRTQSSEPCESVPCPNNVTGSAMAATAACAGASGSGGGGAPPVPAAAPASTPGHHSPYDLRRKSPPAYHEPGPSGACSLPARKRPRTSLSQGVDVCNVSQYLQYELPDEVLLCILSHLTERDLCRVAQVCKRFNTIANDTELWKSLYQSVFEYDMPLMHPAPCQFEFVAPDECDADNPWKESFRQLYYGIHVRPNYRPKKDSRIKHFNTIRAGLEYVEERGGGAAAGGSACGAGAGAACACGAAACACRRPSAPHAPALLFVHAGLYQEECLAIDTDVQLIGCAPGNVAESVVLEREAESTLTFAEGANRAYAGHMTLKFSPDATSTMQHHKHYCLEVSDNCSPTVDHCIIRSASVVGAAVCVSGAGANPVIKHCDISDCENVGLYVTDYAQGAYQDNEISRNALAGIWVKNFANPIMRRNHIHHGRDVGIFTFENGLGYFEANDIHNNRIAGFEVKAGANPTVVHCEIHHGQTGGIYVHESGLGQFIDNKIHSNNFAGVWITSNSNPTIRRNEIYNGHQGGVYIFGEGRGLIEHNNIYGNALAGIQIRTNSDPIVRHNKIHHGQHGGIYVHEKGQGLIEENEVYANTLAGVWITTGSTPVLRRNRIHSGKQVGVYFYDNGHGKLEDNDIFNHLYSGVQIRTGSNPVIRGNKIWGGQNGGVLVYNGGLGLLEQNEIFDNAMAGVWIKTDSNPTLKRNKIFDGRDGGICIFNGGKGVLEENDIFRNAQAGVLISTQSHPVLRRNRIFDGLAAGVEITNNATATLEHNQIFNNRFGGLCLASGVSPLVRGNKIFSNQDAVEKAVGGGQCLYKISSYTSFPMHDFYRCQTCNTTDRNAICVNCIKTCHSGHDVEFIRHDRFFCDCGAGTLSNQCQLQGEPTQDTDTLYDSAAPMESHTLMVN, via the exons ATGCCTAGTGCCTCGTTTTCCTCTTCGCGCTCTTACGTCCGTAGATCGCGGAGAAAAGGCGGACATAGAATACCACTACCTTCTAGGACACAATCGA GCGAGCCATGTGAATCAGTCCCCTGCCCCAACAACGTGACGGGCAGCGCGATGGCGGCGACGGCGGCGTGCGCGGGCGCgagcggcagcggcggcggcggcgccccGCCCGTGCCCGCGGCCGCGCCCGCCAGCACCCCCGGCCACCACAGCCCCTACGACCTGCGCCGCAAGTCGCCGCCAGCCTACCACGAGCCCGGGCCCTCGGGCGCTTGCTCTCTACCCGCCAGGAAGAGGCCTAGAAC ATCATTATCTCAAGGAGTGGATGTGTGCAATGTATCACAGTACTTGCAGTACGAGTTGCCTGATGAAGTGCTGCTGTGTATTCTCTCACACCTGACAGAGCGGGACCTCTGTCGCGTCGCGCAAGTCTGCAAGCGATTCAACACGATCGCCAATGATACTGAGCTATG GAAAAGTTTGTACCAGTCGGTGTTCGAGTATGACATGCCACTGATGCATCCTGCGCCGTGCCAGTTCGAGTTCGTGGCGCCGGACGAGTGCGACGCCGATAACCCTTGGAAGGAAAGCTTTAGGCAGCTCTACTACGGCATTCACGTTCGGCCCAACTACCGTCCCAAGAAGGACTCGCGCATCAAACACTTTAACACAATTAGG GCGGGCCTGGAGTACGTGGAGGAGCGGGGCgggggcgcggcggcgggcggcagcgcgtgcggcgcgggcgccggcgccgcgtgcgcgtgcggcgcggcggCCTGCGCGTGCCGCCGGCCCAGCGCGCCGCACGCGCCCGCGCTGCTGTTCGTGCACGCCGGCCTCTACCAGGAGGAGTGCCTCGCCATCGACACCGATGTGCAGCTTATAG GTTGTGCCCCAGGCAATGTAGCAGAATCAGTGGTTCTGGAGCGAGAGGCAGAGTCTACGCTAACGTTTGCCGAAGGCGCGAACCGCGCGTACGCCGGTCACATGACGCTCAAGTTCTCTCCCGACGCCACCAGCACCATGCAGCACCACAAACACTACTGCCTGGAAGTGTCCGACAACTGTTCCCCCACCGTGGACCACTGCATCATACGTAGTGCTAGTGTTG TTGGAGCTGCAGTTTGCGTGAGCGGCGCCGGTGCAAACCCTGTCATCAAGCACTGTGACATCAGCGACTGCGAGAACGTAGGTCTCTACGTCACGGACTACGCACAGGGGGCTTACCAGGACAACGAGatctcacgcaacgcgctcgccgGGATATGGGTCAAGAACTTCGCCAATCCCATCATGCGCCGCAATCATATACACCATGGCAGGGATGTCGGGATATTTACCTTCGAAAATGGCTTG GGCTATTTCGAAGCAAACGACATCCACAACAACAGAATCGCCGGCTTCGAAGTAAAAGCCGGCGCCAATCCCACCGTAGTTCACTGTGAAATACACCACGGACAAACAGGAGGCATATACGTACATGAATCCGGTTTGGGCCAGTTCATAGATAACAAGATACACTCTAACAACTTCGCTGGAGTGTGGATCACCTCCAACAGTAATCCCACCATTAGACGTAATGAAATATACAACGGCCATCAAGGAGGGGTGTACATTTTCGGCGAGGGCCGCGGGTTGATCGagcacaataatatttatggaAATGCTTTAGCTGGTATACAG ATACGTACAAACAGTGATCCCATAGTCAGACACAATAAGATACACCATGGACAGCATGGTGGCATCTACGTACATGAGAAAGGCCAGGGGCTTATAGAGGAGAATGAGGTGTACGCGAACACGCTCGCCGGGGTGTGGATCACGACGGGGTCGACGCCCGTGCTGCGGCGTAACCGCATACATTCGGGGAAACAG GTTGGAGTATATTTCTACGACAACGGCCATGGAAAATTAGAAGACAACGACATATTTAACCACCTATACTCGGGCGTCCAGATACGGACGGGAAGCAACCCGGTTATCCGGGGCAACAAAATATGGGGAGGCCAAAACGGCGGAGTTCTCGTGTACAACGGAGGCCTAGGGCTGCTGGAACAAAACGAGATCTTCGACAATGCCATGGCCGGAGTGTGGATAAAGACTGACTCCAACCCTACGCTCAAGAGGAATAAAATTTTCGATGGGCGCGATGgaggaatttgtatttttaatggtgGGAAG GGAGTTCTCGAAGAGAACGATATATTTCGCAACGCCCAGGCAGGCGTGCTGATCTCGACACAGAGCCACCCGGTGCTGCGCCGTAACCGTATCTTCGACGGGCTGGCGGCCGGCGTAGAAATTACTAACAACGCCACTGCCACACTGGAACACAACCAGATATTTAATAACAGATTTGGAG GTCTATGTCTGGCATCAGGCGTGTCCCCGCTAGTACGCGGTAACAAAATCTTCAGCAACCAAGACGCAGTTGAAAAGGCCGTGGGCGGCGGACAGTGCCTCTACAAAATCTCATCTTACACTTCCTTCCCGATGCACGATTTCTATAG GTGCCAGACATGCAACACAACAGACCGCAACGCCATTTGCGTCAACTGCATCAAAACGTGCCATTCCGGACACGACGTAGAATTTATTCGCCATGACAG ATTCTTCTGCGACTGCGGCGCGGGCACGCTGTCGAACCAGTGCCAGCTGCAGGGCGAGCCGACGCAGGACACGGACACGCTGTACGACTCGGCGGCGCCCATGGAGTCGCACACGCTCATGGTGAACTGA
- the LOC110373426 gene encoding RRP15-like protein: protein MVVAETMNKPVLKVSMDSDSSSADESEASDNESPVENEEAMEEPEDGIEADAESGASDEDSIASDGESSDKAEDSKTALVTNEGWADSVAKILGSSKPKNKKTLVLSRAKKHSEIIKTVKEEKPAFEVIGDTEEKKPEVKKEEITTSEPPAKKVKHDKPSIRVKPNILEKDRERLLNKIATKGVVQLFNAVRNQQKSLEQEMDRNDLSESKKEKILKKFDKRAFLDTLMGQSKSIIVDEETKVAKNEVKDEDKPKWSALRDDFMMGAKMKDWDKESVDE from the exons ATGGTAGTAGCTGAAACGATGAATAAACCTGTCCTCAAAGTATCTA tggATTCAGATTCATCAAGTGCAGATGAATCAGAAGCATCTGATAATGAGTCTCCAGTCGAAAACGAAGAAGCAATGGAAGAGCCGGAGGATGGGATAGAAGCCGACGCCGAAAGTGGTGCGTCTGACGAAGATAGTATTGCTTCAGATGGCGAAAGTTCAGACAAAGCAGAAGACAGTAAAACCGCTCTTGTAACCAATGAGGGCTGGGCAGACTCTGTTGCCAAAATTTTAGGTTCAAGCAAACCTAAGAATAAAAAGACTTTAGTGTTATCTAGAGCAAAGAAACATTCTGAAATAATCAAGACTGTGAAAGAAGAAAAACCGGCTTTTGAGGTTATCGGTGACACAGAGGAGAAGAAACCAGAGGTCAAGAAAGAAGAAATAACAACATCTGAACCACCTGCAAAGAAAGTG AAACATGACAAGCCTTCCATCAGAGTAAAACCAAATATACTTGAAAAGGACAGAGAAaggttattaaataaaatagctacTAAAGGTGTGGTACAGCTGTTCAATGCTGTTAGAAATCAACAAAAGAGTTTAGAACAAGAAATGGACAGAAATGATCTGTCTGAAAGTAAGAAAGAGAAGATATTAAAGAAGTTTGATAAGAGAGCCTTTTTGGACACACTGATGGGACAGAGCAAGTCAATCATTGTGGATGAAGAAACTAAAGTTGCAAAGAATGAAGTTAAAGATGAGGACAAACCAAAATGGAGTGCACTCAG AGATGACTTCATGATGGGAGCAAAAATGAAGGATTGGGATAAAGAGTCTGTTGATGAATga
- the LOC110373462 gene encoding CAAX prenyl protease 2 has product MLFIEWLDINQCSLSILACIFLTITYVASLYVWRSKMSRDHPTTIKKRFFSVSVMMFLAPFFVQYFFTRETLNKGDLFMQLGLRWSGLIPALVGPLFLTATLFLGPLTMQFLSGIWKLYAEPMYWLASWQDLVWVRNHFMAPLSEEWVFRACMVPLLLQCVEPMTAVFVGPLLFGIAHFHHMYEQIKAGFIFKTALLVSSFQFTYTTLFGAYSAFLFLRTGHFVSPLIAHMFCNHMGFPNFNEILEFPPMQRVVIIFNFILGLSLWCFLLLPLTNPDIYDNRLHWET; this is encoded by the exons atgttgTTTATAGAGTGGCTCGATATAAATCAATGCAGTTTGTCTATTTTGGCATGCATTTTCCTAACCATTACATATGTTGCCAGCTTGTATGTATGGAGGTCTAAAATGAGCAG GGATCATCCGACTACAATTAAGAAAAGATTCTTCAGTGTTTCTGTTATGATGTTTCTGGCTCCATTCTTCGTTCAGTATTTTTTCACTAGAGAGACCTTAAATAAAGGGGACTTGTTCATGCAGCTGGGTCTGCGTTGGTCTGGCCTAATTCCGGCTCTAGTTGGCCCTCTGTTTTTGACAGCCACACTGTTTCTGGGACCACTAACTATGCAGTTTTTATCTGGGATATGGAAACTCTATGCAG AGCCGATGTATTGGCTAGCTAGCTGGCAGGATCTTGTATGGGTGAGGAATCACTTTATGGCTCCATTAAGCGAGGAGTGGGTGTTCAGAGCTTGCATGGTCCCACTACTGCTGCAATGTGTCGAGCCGATGACTGCCGTGTTTGTTGGACCTCTACTATTTGGCATTG CTCATTTCCACCACATGTATGAACAAATAAAAGCTGGTTTCATATTCAAGACTGCTCTACTTGTCTCAT cATTCCAGTTCACATACACTACACTTTTTGGTGCTTATTCCGCATTTCTATTTCTGAGAACAG gACACTTTGTCTCACCTCTGATCGCACACATGTTCTGCAATCACATGGGATTTCCGAACTTCAACGAAATATTAGAGTTCCCACCTATGCAACGGGTTGTGattatattcaattttatacTGGGATTAAGCTTATGGTGTTTCCTACTCCTACCATTGACTAATCCGGATATTTATGATAACAGATTACACTGGGAAACTTGA